From the genome of Candidatus Nitrosocosmicus oleophilus, one region includes:
- a CDS encoding leucyl aminopeptidase codes for MVKISIESVDNVNIFEGLFVIGLDESNKDLNYLKKNTKLMDALNTHKFIHEGHLENIGKFGKNIILYMNDDDKIIKIMLLGIGDGKKLNEDKFRQLGGIISLKSKELNFHNVIISNFYSSPTNVESIIEGLVLSLYEFNKFKEDRADKSPPTFYENYSVSIITTDDSNLKNEIEIGKIVNICEAVFYARDLANSPPNVIDPNALANSAKTLEKMKNIHVDILNQNQIKDLGMNGIISVGKGSENEPKLIIVEYNNSTASKGKPIVLVGKAVTFDTGGISIKPSDRMDEMKFDKSGGCTVLGIMKALGNLDVPINVVAIIPAVENMPSGSSYRPGDIIRMYNGKTVEVLNTDAEGRLILADALAYGIAKYSPKYILDFATLTGACIIALGTNIAGIIGNDDKLVSKLVSLSRITGEKIWQLPLSEEFSDLIKSNVATIKNIGGRTGGTITAAAFLSHFVSDVPWAHFDIAGTAWTQDGTADKSYNPKGSTGFGIRTIVKFLEENQDQ; via the coding sequence ATGGTAAAAATATCAATAGAGAGTGTTGATAATGTAAATATTTTTGAAGGATTATTTGTCATCGGACTGGATGAAAGTAATAAAGATCTAAATTACCTCAAGAAAAATACTAAATTGATGGATGCTTTGAATACTCACAAATTCATCCATGAGGGACATTTAGAAAATATAGGAAAATTTGGAAAAAATATAATTCTTTACATGAATGATGATGATAAGATAATAAAGATCATGTTATTAGGTATTGGAGATGGTAAAAAACTCAATGAAGATAAATTTAGACAACTTGGTGGAATAATCTCCCTTAAATCAAAGGAGTTAAATTTTCACAATGTTATAATATCTAATTTCTATTCGAGTCCTACCAATGTGGAATCAATAATCGAGGGCTTAGTCTTGTCATTGTACGAATTTAATAAATTTAAGGAAGATAGAGCAGATAAATCTCCACCAACCTTTTATGAAAATTATTCTGTGAGCATTATCACCACAGACGATTCTAATCTTAAGAATGAGATTGAAATTGGCAAGATAGTAAATATATGTGAAGCAGTCTTTTATGCCAGAGACTTAGCAAATTCTCCACCAAATGTGATAGATCCAAATGCTTTAGCGAATTCCGCAAAAACTCTAGAAAAAATGAAAAACATTCATGTTGACATATTAAATCAAAATCAAATAAAGGACTTGGGTATGAATGGCATTATCTCGGTTGGAAAAGGAAGTGAAAATGAACCTAAGTTGATCATAGTAGAATACAATAATTCAACCGCATCCAAAGGCAAACCAATAGTTCTTGTGGGAAAAGCAGTAACGTTTGATACTGGCGGTATATCGATCAAACCCAGCGACAGGATGGATGAAATGAAATTCGATAAGAGCGGGGGTTGTACAGTTTTAGGCATAATGAAGGCATTGGGAAATTTGGACGTCCCAATCAATGTGGTAGCGATTATCCCGGCAGTAGAAAATATGCCTTCGGGATCTTCGTACAGACCAGGGGATATTATTAGAATGTACAATGGTAAGACTGTCGAAGTTTTGAACACGGATGCTGAGGGCAGGTTGATCTTGGCTGATGCACTGGCTTATGGTATTGCCAAATATTCTCCAAAATATATTCTTGATTTTGCTACATTAACAGGTGCATGCATAATTGCCCTTGGAACAAACATAGCAGGAATTATAGGGAATGACGATAAATTGGTTAGTAAATTAGTATCACTATCCCGTATTACTGGTGAGAAGATCTGGCAATTGCCATTATCAGAGGAGTTTTCAGATCTAATAAAGAGTAATGTTGCTACTATTAAGAACATTGGGGGCAGAACTGGTGGGACGATTACAGCTGCAGCATTTTTGTCACATTTTGTAAGTGATGTTCCATGGGCTCATTTTGATATCGCTGGAACTGCGTGGACTCAAGATGGAACTGCAGATAAGAGTTATAATCCTAAAGGCTCTACTGGATTTGGAATTCGTACTATTGTAAAATTCCTCGAAGAGAATCAAGACCAGTAA
- a CDS encoding ribosome biogenesis/translation initiation ATPase RLI, which translates to MTHRVAVLDQELCQPRKCGLECIIYCPVNKTGGECIIQRPDDGKAVISEELCTGCTICIKKCPFDAIVIVNLAQEIGVDKIHQYGVNSFRLYKIPIPKEGTVTGIVGRNGMGKSTIINLLSGNIKPNFGNYDKELGWDEILTKLSNIELRKHFEKIQSKSLRTSIKPQLVYLIPKVFKGTVSELLKKYDERGVSDLLIEELSLKYSLDRDLSTLSGGELQRVAVAVAAAKDAEYYFFDEPSSFNDIYQRLAVGRVINNLAKEGKTVMIVEHDMSLLDYLSDNIYITYGEPGAYGIVSSLQSTKVGINNFLEGYIPTENVRFRDKAYKFDISSITETVLSSSPIVEYTALTKTLGQFSLTVDKGEIHEGEVVGIVGANALGKTTFMRMLAGIEKIDKGSLDTTVRISYKPQYLNQDIDGDVRSLIYSTNGGPFEGTTVEEHVFSPLGIKKLYDKSIKGLSGGELQKVAISLSLIRPADVYALDEPSAFLDIEDRITFAKFIQRFTKSNGKSALIIDHDIQLIDLVSDRLVMFEGIPGINGTGTSPTTKEIGMNNFLQSLSISFRRDETTGRPRVNKDSSRLDRQQKTDGNYYYLKNK; encoded by the coding sequence TTGACTCATAGAGTTGCTGTTTTAGACCAGGAATTGTGCCAACCAAGAAAGTGTGGTCTTGAGTGCATCATCTATTGTCCTGTAAACAAGACTGGTGGGGAATGTATTATTCAAAGGCCAGATGATGGGAAGGCTGTTATTTCTGAGGAATTGTGTACTGGATGTACTATTTGTATTAAAAAGTGTCCTTTTGATGCTATTGTAATAGTAAATCTGGCTCAGGAAATTGGTGTAGACAAAATACATCAATATGGAGTCAATAGCTTTAGGTTATATAAAATTCCTATACCAAAGGAAGGGACTGTAACAGGTATTGTGGGTAGGAACGGTATGGGAAAGTCTACAATAATAAATCTGCTTTCAGGAAATATAAAACCTAATTTTGGTAACTATGATAAGGAATTAGGTTGGGATGAAATTTTAACAAAGTTATCAAACATCGAGCTTCGGAAACACTTTGAGAAAATTCAATCCAAATCATTACGTACATCAATAAAACCTCAGCTTGTATATCTAATTCCTAAGGTTTTCAAAGGTACAGTATCTGAATTACTGAAAAAATATGATGAGCGGGGGGTTTCGGATTTATTGATAGAAGAGTTAAGTCTAAAATATTCCCTGGATAGGGACCTTTCTACCCTAAGTGGTGGAGAATTACAAAGGGTAGCAGTTGCCGTTGCTGCTGCCAAGGATGCAGAATATTACTTTTTTGATGAACCTTCTTCTTTTAATGATATTTATCAGCGATTGGCTGTGGGACGGGTTATTAATAATTTGGCTAAAGAGGGTAAAACTGTAATGATTGTAGAACATGATATGTCTTTACTTGATTACTTATCAGATAACATCTACATCACTTATGGAGAACCTGGTGCCTATGGTATCGTATCGTCACTTCAAAGCACTAAAGTTGGCATAAATAATTTCTTAGAAGGGTATATTCCTACTGAAAATGTTAGGTTCAGAGATAAAGCGTATAAATTTGATATATCCAGTATTACCGAGACTGTTCTCTCATCTTCACCTATAGTGGAATATACTGCTCTAACGAAAACCCTTGGTCAATTCTCTCTGACTGTTGATAAGGGGGAAATTCATGAAGGGGAGGTAGTTGGAATTGTTGGGGCAAATGCCTTGGGTAAGACTACCTTTATGCGAATGCTGGCTGGCATTGAAAAAATTGATAAAGGTAGCCTCGACACTACCGTAAGAATATCCTACAAACCTCAATATCTCAACCAAGATATAGATGGCGATGTTCGTTCGCTAATCTATTCTACAAACGGTGGGCCATTCGAAGGCACTACGGTAGAAGAGCATGTCTTTTCTCCACTAGGAATCAAAAAGTTGTATGACAAATCCATAAAGGGGCTCAGTGGGGGTGAATTGCAAAAGGTGGCTATATCACTATCCCTGATAAGGCCGGCTGATGTGTACGCGCTAGATGAACCCTCTGCATTTCTCGATATTGAAGATAGAATAACATTTGCGAAATTCATACAAAGATTTACTAAATCAAATGGCAAGTCTGCACTAATTATAGACCATGACATTCAATTAATAGATCTGGTTTCGGATAGGTTGGTTATGTTTGAAGGCATCCCTGGTATAAATGGGACCGGCACGTCTCCCACTACCAAGGAAATTGGGATGAACAATTTTCTTCAATCCCTTTCGATTTCATTTAGAAGAGATGAGACAACTGGTAGACCTAGAGTTAACAAAGATAGCAGCAGGCTGGACAGACAGCAAAAAACAGATGGTAATTACTACTACTTGAAAAACAAATAG
- a CDS encoding class I SAM-dependent methyltransferase has translation MSKFLKKLLKGVLAEEDLEKVYSSFDMIGDIAIIKIPDSLLTKKNIIGEVILESIKNLKTVFLQRSSVSGEYRLRGLEVIAGNEKYVTYYREYGCKFLVNVATTYFSPRLSTERLRISNLVSPGEIVVNMFAGVGTFSVIMAKKHQIKVYNIDSNLDAYILSIMNSRINRLTDRIFSIHGDSQYVLSSNSFKNRIDRVLLPLPERAHEFVDVSINCLRPTGGRLHFFSHIKSDTKAGVVPTSEAHIHNLFSKYDFEIEHTQIVRDVAPRLYQTVTDLFISK, from the coding sequence ATGAGTAAATTTTTAAAAAAACTTCTCAAAGGGGTATTGGCAGAAGAAGACCTCGAAAAAGTTTATTCTTCATTTGATATGATAGGCGATATAGCCATCATCAAAATACCCGATTCTTTATTAACAAAAAAAAATATCATTGGAGAAGTCATACTTGAAAGTATAAAAAACCTAAAAACCGTTTTTTTACAGAGGTCTTCAGTTTCTGGTGAATACAGGCTACGAGGGCTAGAAGTTATTGCTGGAAATGAGAAATACGTTACTTACTATCGGGAGTATGGTTGCAAATTTTTAGTTAATGTAGCCACTACATATTTCTCACCTAGATTGTCCACCGAACGACTCCGAATTTCAAACTTGGTTTCTCCTGGAGAAATAGTAGTAAATATGTTTGCAGGAGTCGGAACATTTTCAGTAATAATGGCAAAAAAGCATCAAATCAAGGTTTATAATATTGATTCTAACTTGGATGCTTATATCTTGAGCATTATGAATTCAAGAATAAACAGATTAACGGATCGCATCTTTTCAATACATGGAGATTCTCAGTATGTACTAAGTTCAAACAGCTTCAAAAACCGCATTGATAGAGTGCTACTTCCATTACCTGAAAGGGCTCATGAGTTTGTAGATGTTTCCATAAATTGCCTAAGACCCACTGGAGGGCGTTTACATTTCTTCTCGCATATAAAAAGTGATACCAAAGCTGGGGTTGTCCCAACTTCTGAGGCCCATATTCACAACCTCTTCTCAAAGTACGATTTTGAAATAGAACATACCCAAATAGTTAGAGATGTAGCTCCACGACTCTATCAAACAGTTACGGACCTTTTTATTTCCAAATGA
- the cobT gene encoding nicotinate mononucleotide-dependent phosphoribosyltransferase CobT: MSFKSNRTSFILAISYTETSTIPGLTVAGANTELLKYTPAADAEYIYYGKCKCIDTIPATPDGKPTPAIISKTALDLSNIPISIVDSGSKIKPILPYVNIDSDSGKNILQEPALEIDNVIKNYDMGKLLGKELTKINETIIIGESIPGGTTTALGVMQALGFDGYNKVSSSMPDNPNELKNMVVEKALLRSKMRSGDCSNDPFRAIANFGDPLMPTIVGLAEEIISRKHKIILAGGTQMCCILALLKSLNVSLRDNICIGTTSYIINDKKSDILGLMNTISDEVPIFYIDLLLENSTKKGLRSYSEGFVKEGAGAGGTSIAAFLNNHNLTREQFLHKLEENYVRTIEKPRLVYTNK, from the coding sequence TTGTCTTTTAAATCAAATAGAACTTCTTTTATTTTGGCAATATCCTACACGGAGACATCTACTATTCCCGGGCTAACAGTTGCAGGAGCTAATACAGAACTATTGAAATATACACCCGCTGCTGATGCAGAGTATATTTATTATGGTAAATGTAAATGCATTGATACAATTCCCGCGACACCGGATGGAAAACCAACGCCTGCAATAATTTCAAAAACTGCACTTGATTTATCAAATATCCCAATATCAATAGTTGACTCGGGGTCCAAAATCAAACCCATTTTACCTTATGTTAATATTGATTCAGATTCTGGCAAGAACATTCTTCAAGAGCCGGCTCTAGAAATAGACAATGTAATAAAAAACTATGATATGGGCAAATTGCTTGGGAAGGAATTGACCAAAATAAATGAAACTATAATTATAGGAGAAAGTATTCCGGGTGGTACAACAACCGCTTTGGGTGTCATGCAGGCTCTGGGATTTGATGGATATAACAAGGTCAGCAGTAGCATGCCTGACAACCCTAATGAATTGAAAAACATGGTAGTAGAGAAAGCTCTCCTGAGATCAAAAATGAGATCTGGAGATTGTTCAAACGACCCCTTTAGGGCTATAGCAAATTTTGGCGATCCCCTAATGCCCACAATTGTAGGGTTAGCTGAAGAAATCATTTCCCGTAAGCATAAAATTATCTTAGCAGGAGGAACTCAAATGTGTTGTATTCTAGCTTTATTAAAATCATTAAATGTAAGTTTAAGAGATAACATCTGTATTGGAACAACTTCTTACATAATTAATGATAAAAAATCAGATATTTTGGGATTGATGAATACCATTTCAGATGAAGTACCTATTTTCTACATCGATCTCCTTTTAGAAAATTCAACTAAAAAAGGATTAAGATCTTATTCGGAAGGTTTTGTAAAGGAAGGTGCGGGTGCGGGCGGTACATCCATTGCTGCCTTTCTTAATAATCACAATTTAACCAGAGAACAATTCTTACACAAGTTAGAGGAGAACTACGTCAGAACAATTGAAAAGCCTCGGTTGGTCTATACAAACAAATAG
- a CDS encoding MBL fold metallo-hydrolase, whose translation MANFTYVIVDEKNKDSIIVDPSWNLEIIFEYLKNNSLSNRYILNTHSHFDHIFGNEKVKSTTGAKVIQHKSSPLEKDIEVDDGEIIEFGDSKIKIIHTPGHSKDSICLIIDDKVMLTGDTVFVGSCGRLDLPGGNPHEMFDSIYGKLVNLDGNLTILPGHHYGSSKTSTLQKEFESNFVFKFKNEGEFLKFMRS comes from the coding sequence ATGGCAAATTTCACTTACGTCATCGTGGATGAAAAAAATAAGGATTCGATAATCGTAGATCCCTCCTGGAACTTGGAAATTATCTTTGAATATTTGAAAAATAATTCACTCAGTAATAGGTATATACTAAACACACATTCACATTTTGATCACATATTTGGTAATGAAAAAGTAAAGAGTACCACAGGTGCAAAGGTGATACAGCATAAGTCATCACCATTAGAGAAAGACATTGAGGTAGATGATGGAGAAATTATTGAATTCGGTGATTCAAAAATCAAAATAATCCACACTCCGGGACACTCTAAGGATAGTATTTGTCTAATAATTGATGACAAAGTCATGCTTACAGGAGATACCGTTTTCGTGGGTAGTTGTGGAAGACTTGATCTACCCGGAGGTAATCCACACGAAATGTTTGACTCAATATATGGTAAACTAGTAAACTTGGATGGAAATTTGACAATCCTGCCCGGTCATCATTATGGTTCAAGTAAAACGTCAACATTACAAAAAGAATTTGAATCTAATTTTGTTTTCAAGTTCAAGAATGAGGGCGAGTTCCTTAAATTCATGAGATCGTAA
- a CDS encoding NAD(P)H-hydrate epimerase, which produces MKSNHAIEKGYESISSGQMYEIENNGESIYSMKKTLMMENAGSRIADFLIDEFKENILENSIVAVCGKGNNGGDSMVAIRHLSGYILARNKAKNKINLSVIILCSPEDFKTEESILNWQIISKMGSIRRLILDSNNIAEIEDEIKKANIILDGIFGTGIKGEIKEPYSKIIETINDNKGTTFILAVDIPSGLDPDSGKIIDKAISADATITFHRPKHGLLKNPENVGRLIVKKIGIPFETEKGVV; this is translated from the coding sequence ATGAAAAGCAATCATGCTATAGAGAAAGGATATGAGTCGATATCTTCGGGTCAAATGTACGAGATAGAAAACAACGGAGAATCCATTTATTCTATGAAGAAAACTTTGATGATGGAAAATGCTGGATCTAGAATTGCAGATTTCTTGATTGATGAATTCAAAGAAAACATACTAGAGAATTCTATTGTAGCCGTTTGTGGGAAGGGTAATAACGGTGGTGATTCGATGGTTGCAATACGTCATCTATCAGGATACATTCTAGCACGAAATAAAGCTAAAAATAAAATCAACTTATCAGTGATCATCTTATGTTCCCCTGAGGACTTTAAAACCGAAGAATCCATTCTAAATTGGCAAATCATAAGCAAAATGGGTTCTATTAGAAGACTTATTTTAGACTCAAACAATATCGCTGAAATTGAAGATGAGATCAAAAAGGCAAATATTATTTTGGATGGGATTTTTGGAACAGGAATTAAAGGAGAAATAAAAGAACCCTATTCAAAAATCATAGAAACAATAAATGATAACAAAGGAACTACTTTTATTTTGGCAGTTGATATCCCTTCAGGATTAGATCCAGACAGTGGAAAAATTATTGATAAAGCGATTAGTGCAGACGCCACGATAACTTTTCATCGACCAAAACATGGTTTACTCAAGAATCCGGAGAACGTTGGAAGGTTAATAGTTAAAAAGATTGGTATTCCATTTGAGACAGAAAAAGGGGTAGTGTGA
- a CDS encoding translin family protein: MTFDIDSAKLQDSLNEFSSYLKQVESSREKLIKENREIIALSSKAIILLHSGKTVEATELINDAFSLLSELKKYVISDLERYLWPAEQEYVEAAILKEIVERKEHFSGHVELQVSLNAYVTGLLDCIGEIKRMIYDNLRKDDFESALSLFTIMQSLYDLIYPFSFYDNIVSGVRKKLDVGKRIIDDVRISITEEYRRKSFLDRIDQVSLVR, encoded by the coding sequence ATGACTTTTGATATTGATTCTGCCAAATTACAGGATTCGCTGAATGAGTTTTCTTCTTATCTAAAACAAGTGGAATCAAGTAGGGAGAAACTAATAAAGGAAAATAGGGAGATTATTGCTTTGAGTAGCAAGGCTATTATATTGCTGCACAGCGGAAAAACTGTTGAAGCAACTGAATTAATTAATGATGCTTTTTCTTTGCTTTCTGAACTCAAAAAATATGTTATTTCTGATTTAGAACGTTATTTGTGGCCTGCGGAACAAGAATACGTTGAAGCTGCTATTTTAAAAGAGATTGTTGAAAGGAAGGAGCATTTTAGCGGACATGTCGAGCTGCAGGTTTCATTAAACGCATATGTTACAGGACTGCTAGACTGCATAGGTGAAATCAAGCGTATGATCTATGATAATCTTAGGAAGGATGATTTTGAATCAGCATTGTCTTTATTTACTATAATGCAATCCCTTTATGATTTAATATACCCATTTTCTTTCTACGACAATATTGTTTCTGGGGTCAGAAAGAAACTAGATGTTGGCAAGAGGATAATTGATGACGTTCGTATCTCCATAACCGAGGAATACAGGCGAAAGAGCTTTCTTGATCGGATTGACCAAGTGTCCCTAGTTAGATGA
- a CDS encoding NAD(P)/FAD-dependent oxidoreductase, which yields MSLSKTDYDIIVAGGGLAGLIVASSAAYYSKQRMKVLVLDRNSIDIQGRKTISGWICGDAVGKNTVDYMTDRIKISWGYPEIEHPVKGVVAFSPDHETRVSFDGEGYILNRKRLPQKQVSEATKMGVEIASNIMIRQLTTENNFIVGVEGENTKTKEIFKKTAKVVVDCTGVTSVLRTNLPINSHIQRRIDRNDLESTGRYIYDFDKKGNEDKTFFDPEYCIIHLDQNLAPGGYGWVFPKGENKVNIGLGVQQKLFDKANKEIGKKRDLKKLIDDYVSVNPVISNPRLSIGEEDLGNEWGTWQVSVRRQNDCMVANGYIMVGDSAWMPKPLDAGGIGPAIIAATIAGKDIVEAIESGDVSENGLWKYNKNFINEYGYKTAGLEVFRRMLQQLTNEQINYGMKHFLSKMDIDKITNGEHPEFSTVSKLGMMIRGALNKKLAEDLKFTSQMNEELVKHYRNYPDTSEGFPEWSKKLNGHLSEAFAKFT from the coding sequence ATGAGCCTGTCAAAAACAGATTATGACATCATAGTAGCAGGTGGAGGGTTAGCTGGACTAATAGTAGCCTCATCTGCAGCTTACTATTCTAAACAAAGAATGAAGGTTTTAGTACTAGATAGGAACTCCATCGACATTCAAGGAAGGAAAACCATTTCTGGTTGGATTTGTGGTGATGCAGTTGGCAAAAACACTGTTGATTACATGACCGATAGAATTAAAATATCATGGGGTTACCCAGAAATCGAACATCCAGTGAAGGGAGTAGTAGCCTTTTCACCGGATCACGAAACCCGAGTGTCATTTGATGGAGAAGGATATATTTTAAATCGAAAACGGTTACCTCAAAAGCAAGTTAGTGAGGCAACCAAAATGGGCGTTGAAATAGCTAGCAATATCATGATTAGACAACTAACAACTGAGAATAACTTTATTGTAGGTGTTGAAGGCGAAAATACAAAAACTAAGGAAATATTTAAGAAAACTGCTAAAGTAGTAGTTGATTGCACTGGTGTTACTTCAGTACTACGAACAAATCTGCCTATTAATTCACACATACAAAGAAGGATAGATAGGAATGATCTAGAATCTACTGGCAGATATATTTACGATTTTGATAAAAAAGGTAATGAAGACAAGACGTTTTTTGACCCAGAATATTGTATAATTCACCTGGATCAAAATTTGGCTCCCGGGGGTTATGGATGGGTGTTTCCGAAAGGAGAAAATAAAGTGAATATTGGTTTGGGTGTTCAACAAAAGCTGTTTGACAAAGCAAACAAGGAAATTGGAAAAAAGAGGGATTTGAAGAAGTTAATAGACGATTATGTCAGTGTTAATCCAGTTATATCAAATCCAAGGTTATCAATAGGAGAGGAGGACCTAGGCAATGAATGGGGCACATGGCAGGTATCTGTAAGGAGACAGAACGATTGCATGGTTGCCAATGGGTATATCATGGTTGGGGACTCGGCATGGATGCCAAAGCCGCTGGATGCTGGTGGCATAGGACCTGCAATAATTGCAGCCACAATAGCTGGAAAAGATATAGTTGAAGCAATAGAATCAGGAGACGTTTCAGAAAATGGGCTTTGGAAATACAATAAGAATTTCATTAACGAATATGGCTATAAGACCGCAGGTCTAGAAGTATTCAGAAGAATGCTCCAACAACTCACCAACGAGCAGATCAATTATGGAATGAAGCACTTTTTGTCAAAAATGGACATTGATAAGATAACTAATGGAGAACATCCAGAATTTAGCACTGTTAGCAAATTAGGTATGATGATAAGAGGAGCACTAAACAAGAAACTTGCAGAGGACTTGAAATTTACTTCTCAAATGAATGAGGAGCTGGTCAAGCATTATAGAAACTATCCCGATACATCAGAAGGATTCCCCGAATGGTCTAAAAAGCTTAATGGGCATCTATCTGAAGCTTTTGCCAAATTCACCTAA
- a CDS encoding magnesium transporter CorA family protein translates to MKLSNRFQGLDSLGSRGLEWVYIEQPTREKMDLVSKEYSLHELNIEDCLSKNQLPKIDRYEDHVFIILQFPTTQKQKTSPGFSQLSLFIGKDFLISIQHGDLRPLSELFQACKMDNGKNKQNIMGNSPGYLLHSILDALVDDLLHILMKVIGNLDDIEDAVFDDKVAVAKEISMLRREITTLRRIVLPLKRIMLEVISRDVRKFSTDVEEEDLISYFNDINDHVSKVLEALDESKETIEIYKDTDHMLSSEKTNKILSFLTILFTLSIPVTVVGTFYGMNINIPGSTNYSYSLIDFMPLIVTVCFSVGSVIIMLYYFRKLGWLNNLTK, encoded by the coding sequence ATGAAGTTATCTAATCGATTTCAAGGGTTGGATTCACTGGGTAGTAGAGGATTGGAATGGGTGTATATCGAACAGCCTACAAGGGAAAAAATGGATTTGGTTTCCAAGGAGTATTCTCTCCATGAGTTAAACATAGAAGATTGTTTGTCCAAAAATCAATTACCTAAAATAGATAGGTACGAGGATCATGTTTTTATTATCTTACAATTCCCGACGACCCAGAAGCAAAAGACTTCACCCGGATTTAGTCAACTCTCGTTATTCATTGGAAAAGACTTTCTAATATCCATTCAGCACGGTGACTTGAGGCCACTTTCTGAACTATTTCAGGCTTGCAAAATGGATAATGGAAAGAACAAACAAAACATAATGGGAAATTCCCCAGGATATCTCTTACATTCTATATTGGACGCTCTGGTGGATGATTTGCTTCACATATTGATGAAGGTGATCGGCAACTTGGATGATATTGAGGATGCAGTTTTTGATGACAAGGTGGCTGTCGCAAAAGAAATTTCCATGCTGAGGCGAGAAATAACCACTCTTCGGCGAATAGTACTGCCTCTAAAGAGAATTATGCTTGAAGTTATTTCAAGGGACGTAAGAAAATTCTCTACCGACGTAGAAGAAGAAGACCTTATTTCGTATTTTAATGATATAAATGATCATGTTTCCAAGGTACTCGAAGCGTTAGACGAGTCAAAGGAAACCATCGAGATTTACAAAGATACAGATCATATGTTAAGCAGTGAGAAAACTAACAAGATATTGAGTTTCTTGACAATCTTATTTACGTTATCAATTCCAGTAACAGTAGTCGGAACATTTTATGGAATGAATATTAATATCCCAGGAAGTACGAATTATAGCTACAGCCTAATAGATTTTATGCCCTTAATCGTTACCGTGTGTTTTTCAGTTGGATCGGTAATCATAATGCTTTACTATTTCAGGAAATTAGGATGGCTTAACAACCTTACAAAATAA
- the hflX gene encoding GTPase HflX, giving the protein MYSEGRKAILITYPNQFALSEARGLAESVGYSILEVISQKNITRSRFGVGKGKAEEIKERVAALKPDVIIYDEILKPSQQYNLARLCKIEIVDREKLILEIFLNRAVTNESKIQVKLAQLKYDIVRVKEKARLAKLGEQPGFYGLGKYDADVHILDIKRRTTLLKKKLQAEERKRALHRIQRLSSSIPLISLTGYTSAGKTSLFNILTNENKETSTKLFTTLTTFTRSSQIEGRKVLVSDTIGFISKLPPYMIEAFKSTLSELNYANVILLIIDFTDDVPIIKKKLMSSLEILSKLQIPFQKCILVLNKIDMVKNNEIMNKMNELNVTENIDHIIPISAHLGYNLPRLKKLISMQVADLPSTS; this is encoded by the coding sequence ATGTATTCAGAGGGTAGGAAAGCGATATTAATCACATATCCAAACCAATTTGCCCTATCCGAGGCGAGAGGCCTTGCTGAATCAGTTGGATATTCTATCCTAGAAGTGATTAGCCAGAAAAACATTACCCGTTCTAGATTCGGTGTCGGAAAGGGCAAGGCAGAAGAGATCAAGGAGAGAGTTGCGGCATTGAAACCTGACGTAATCATATATGATGAAATTCTAAAACCAAGTCAACAATACAATCTTGCAAGATTGTGCAAGATAGAAATTGTGGATAGGGAAAAACTGATTCTAGAAATTTTCCTAAATAGAGCAGTAACAAATGAATCAAAGATTCAAGTAAAGTTAGCGCAGCTAAAATATGATATTGTCAGAGTAAAAGAGAAGGCAAGGCTGGCAAAGCTAGGTGAGCAGCCCGGATTTTATGGCTTAGGAAAATACGATGCAGACGTGCACATTTTAGATATTAAAAGGAGAACCACGTTGTTAAAGAAAAAACTACAAGCTGAGGAGAGAAAAAGGGCCCTCCACAGGATCCAAAGACTCTCAAGCAGCATTCCATTGATATCGTTAACTGGCTATACTTCTGCTGGTAAAACATCATTGTTTAACATCCTTACCAACGAGAATAAGGAGACCAGTACGAAGCTGTTTACAACATTGACAACATTTACTCGTTCTTCGCAGATTGAAGGAAGGAAAGTTCTTGTATCAGATACAATTGGGTTCATTAGTAAGCTACCACCATACATGATCGAAGCATTCAAGTCTACGCTATCTGAACTGAATTATGCTAACGTGATCTTATTGATAATTGATTTTACCGACGATGTTCCAATTATAAAGAAAAAATTGATGAGTTCACTAGAAATCTTATCAAAATTGCAAATTCCATTTCAAAAATGCATACTAGTCTTAAACAAGATAGACATGGTAAAAAATAATGAAATAATGAACAAGATGAACGAGTTGAATGTAACTGAAAACATAGATCATATTATACCTATTTCTGCTCATTTGGGTTACAATCTGCCGAGATTAAAGAAGCTAATTTCCATGCAAGTTGCAGATTTGCCTTCAACTTCATGA